A region from the Phycisphaerae bacterium genome encodes:
- a CDS encoding aminotransferase class III-fold pyridoxal phosphate-dependent enzyme — protein sequence MAATGNLSKTDRAMLAELKTFLPPQVYDVHAHLCHALAPDTHQHLADRLSGELTAKLWHAEVSRQLGNAQLVGGLLSVLPGPDGDVEAANDFLLQQLTRFHDCRALVLISRHSDRARVAELLETPGVAGFKPCLNPLDADARPARTIADLLPDWAWKIADEQALVILLHLFKRFAPITPAARQAIRNRCLKHTGARLILPHGAIGFHDPYALDDLADFRSLPNLYVETSTVCDAAVLVSLLNAFGPRRILWASGFPAAAIRGTSVAVGNAAICLDAKALGADPAEPDQQPPLLGLEALRALRKAADLFGLTQADLTDIFSDNALRLLGLKTEPAGQTQSLYRYAKTRIPSGTQLLSKRPEMFAPNQWPAYFREARGCETWDLDGRHYYDLTTSGIGACLLGFRDPDVTRAVQRRISLGSMCTLNPPEEVELADRLCQIHPWAQQARFARSGGETAVVAVRIARATTRRSLVAICGYHGWHDWYLAANLGESDSLDGHLLPGLDPLGVPRELRNTTLTFRFNNRDEFQKVIDRHGDQLAAVVMEPMRYHMPEPGFMEFVKTRTNAAGALLIFDEITIGWRFTFGGSHLKLGVNPDIAIFAKALGNGHPIGAIIGTRAAMEGANASFISSTYWTESVGPVAALATIQKLQQLDAPTHVARIGEMIADLWRQHAKTHSLPVTVADGFPCLAHFQFDHPLAQELRTLYTQLMLEKGFLANLGVYPTMAHNDEIVARFGCAIDEVFGEIAAALDAGDVKERLNGPTAHSGFRRLN from the coding sequence ATGGCTGCGACAGGCAATCTATCCAAAACCGATCGGGCAATGCTCGCCGAACTCAAAACCTTCCTGCCCCCGCAGGTCTACGACGTCCACGCCCACCTCTGCCACGCCCTGGCCCCCGACACCCATCAGCACCTCGCTGACCGCCTCAGCGGCGAACTCACAGCCAAACTCTGGCACGCCGAAGTCTCCCGCCAACTCGGCAACGCCCAACTGGTAGGGGGGCTCCTCTCCGTCCTGCCTGGTCCCGACGGCGACGTCGAAGCGGCCAACGACTTCCTCCTCCAGCAACTCACGCGATTCCACGACTGCCGCGCCCTCGTCCTCATCTCGCGACACTCCGACCGCGCCCGCGTCGCCGAACTCCTCGAAACGCCCGGCGTCGCCGGCTTCAAACCCTGCCTCAACCCGCTCGACGCCGACGCTCGGCCCGCCCGCACCATCGCCGACCTTCTGCCCGACTGGGCCTGGAAAATCGCCGACGAGCAGGCCCTCGTCATCCTCCTGCACCTCTTCAAACGATTTGCCCCCATCACGCCCGCCGCCCGACAGGCCATCCGAAACCGCTGCCTCAAGCACACCGGCGCACGCCTCATCCTGCCCCACGGCGCCATCGGCTTCCACGACCCCTACGCCCTCGACGACCTCGCCGACTTCCGCAGCCTGCCCAACCTCTACGTCGAAACCTCCACCGTCTGTGACGCCGCCGTCCTCGTCTCCCTCCTCAACGCCTTCGGACCGAGACGTATCCTCTGGGCCAGCGGCTTTCCCGCCGCCGCCATCCGCGGAACCTCCGTCGCCGTCGGAAACGCCGCCATCTGCCTCGACGCCAAAGCCCTCGGAGCCGATCCGGCCGAACCCGACCAGCAGCCGCCACTCCTCGGCCTTGAAGCCCTCCGCGCCCTACGCAAAGCCGCCGACCTCTTCGGACTCACCCAAGCCGACCTGACCGATATCTTCTCCGACAACGCACTGCGCCTCCTCGGCCTCAAGACCGAACCAGCCGGCCAGACCCAATCCCTCTACCGATACGCCAAAACCCGCATCCCCTCCGGCACCCAGCTCCTCTCCAAGCGTCCCGAAATGTTCGCGCCCAACCAGTGGCCCGCCTACTTCCGCGAGGCCCGCGGTTGTGAAACCTGGGACCTCGACGGCCGACATTACTACGATCTGACCACCAGCGGCATCGGCGCCTGCCTTCTCGGATTCCGCGATCCCGACGTCACCCGCGCCGTCCAACGACGCATCAGCCTCGGTTCCATGTGTACCCTCAATCCGCCCGAAGAGGTCGAACTCGCCGACCGCCTCTGCCAGATCCACCCGTGGGCACAGCAAGCCCGATTCGCCCGCAGCGGCGGCGAAACCGCCGTCGTCGCCGTCCGGATCGCCCGCGCCACCACCAGACGCTCCCTCGTCGCCATCTGTGGCTACCACGGCTGGCACGACTGGTATCTCGCCGCCAACCTCGGCGAAAGCGACAGCCTCGACGGTCACCTCCTGCCCGGCCTCGACCCCCTCGGCGTCCCGCGCGAACTCCGCAACACCACCCTCACCTTCCGCTTCAACAACCGCGACGAATTCCAGAAGGTCATCGACCGGCACGGCGACCAACTCGCCGCCGTCGTCATGGAGCCCATGCGATACCACATGCCCGAACCCGGGTTCATGGAGTTCGTCAAAACCAGAACCAACGCCGCCGGCGCGCTCCTGATCTTCGATGAGATCACCATCGGCTGGCGATTCACCTTCGGCGGCTCGCACCTGAAGCTCGGCGTCAACCCCGACATCGCCATCTTCGCCAAGGCCCTCGGCAACGGCCATCCCATCGGTGCCATCATCGGAACCCGCGCCGCCATGGAAGGCGCCAACGCCTCCTTCATCAGCAGCACCTACTGGACCGAAAGCGTCGGACCCGTCGCCGCCCTCGCCACCATCCAGAAACTCCAGCAACTCGACGCGCCCACCCACGTCGCCCGAATCGGCGAGATGATCGCCGACCTCTGGCGACAGCACGCCAAGACTCATAGCCTGCCCGTCACCGTCGCCGACGGATTCCCCTGTCTCGCCCACTTCCAGTTCGACCACCCGCTCGCACAGGAACTCCGAACCCTCTACACCCAGCTCATGCTCGAAAAAGGATTCCTCGCCAACCTCGGCGTCTACCCCACCATGGCCCACAACGACGAAATCGTCGCCCGCTTCGGCTGCGCCATAGACGAAGTCTTCGGCGAAATCGCAGCCGCCCTCGACGCCGGCGACGTCAAAGAACGCCTCAATGGCCCAACCGCCCACTCCGGCTTCCGCCGACTCAACTGA
- the treY gene encoding malto-oligosyltrehalose synthase, whose product MAGHALRGTYRLQLGGGFGLSEAENLADYLSELGVSHLYTSPLLQAAPGSEHGYDVVDHRTVNRELGGQAGHQRLVKALARRRLGLVVDIVPNHMGIASRENQLWWDVLTRGRSSPYAPYFDIHWDIQSPGLTGKILLPILADHYGLELEKGDLCLARAGDQVVVQYHDHQLPLSPETRAELHSEGDELDRRIAAVNRDLERLDAILRRQHYRLAWWRLGSELLNYRRFFAIDTLVALHMDRQDVFDCAHKLPLEWLASAQADGLRVDHPDGLRDPQSYLQRLRNRAGDAWIVVEKILAPDEKLPADWPVAGTTGYDFLNQVSGLFVDLAARQPLTDLYVRFTGVKTNYAELARQNKLLLLTTEFAPDVARVGGLLAEVCEGHRRFRDYGPRTLQAAVAELAADFPVYRSYADPQTGQVSDQDLANIRQAVDHAKRHRADLDPRLFESLADLLTLRLTGPAEAEFVYRFQQLSGPAAAKGIEDTAFYRYNRLVSLNEVGGDPDRFGTPLETFHAWCRHMHQHWPRGMLTTSTHDTKRSEDVRARIHVLTEMVPAWDDAVSRWSAMNRQHRTGDWPDPNLEYLLYQNLVGAWPITVDRMTAFAAKAMREAKEHTDWKTPNQAYESAVLRFVTAAMESRDFREDLAAFVVHMTVPGWINALAQTLIKYTAPGVPDLYQGTELWDLSLVDPDNRRPVDYDLRRKLLRELANLSIDEIWTRADEGLPKLLVIQRALALRARRPEAFDKGPYHPIQAHGARREHVVAFTRGDEIAALVPRLTLRLAGRWDDTSIELPTGRWIDQFTNHEHRGGRRRVEDLLARFPVALLSREGGN is encoded by the coding sequence ATGGCCGGACATGCGCTGCGGGGAACGTACCGTCTTCAGTTGGGCGGCGGATTTGGCCTCTCCGAGGCGGAGAACCTCGCCGACTACCTCTCCGAACTGGGCGTTAGCCATCTCTACACCTCCCCGCTGCTTCAAGCCGCTCCGGGCAGCGAGCACGGCTACGACGTGGTCGATCACCGAACCGTCAACCGCGAACTCGGCGGCCAAGCCGGTCACCAGCGTCTCGTCAAAGCTCTGGCACGCCGACGCCTCGGGCTCGTGGTCGACATCGTGCCGAACCACATGGGAATCGCCAGCCGCGAAAACCAACTCTGGTGGGACGTCCTGACCCGCGGCCGATCAAGCCCCTACGCACCTTACTTCGACATCCACTGGGACATCCAGTCGCCGGGACTGACCGGAAAAATCCTGCTTCCCATACTCGCCGATCACTATGGCCTGGAACTGGAAAAAGGCGATCTTTGTCTGGCCCGGGCCGGCGACCAAGTCGTCGTCCAATACCACGACCACCAGCTTCCCCTCTCACCGGAAACCCGGGCCGAACTGCACAGCGAGGGCGACGAACTGGACCGCCGGATCGCCGCCGTCAACCGTGACCTCGAACGCCTCGATGCCATCCTGCGCCGCCAGCACTATCGCCTGGCCTGGTGGCGGCTGGGATCGGAGCTCCTGAATTACCGCCGGTTTTTCGCCATCGACACCCTCGTCGCCCTTCACATGGACCGCCAGGACGTCTTCGACTGCGCCCACAAGCTGCCCCTGGAATGGCTCGCCTCCGCCCAGGCCGACGGCCTGCGGGTCGACCATCCCGACGGCCTCCGCGACCCGCAAAGCTATCTCCAACGCCTGCGAAACCGCGCCGGCGATGCCTGGATTGTCGTCGAGAAAATTCTCGCCCCCGACGAGAAATTGCCGGCCGATTGGCCGGTGGCCGGAACTACCGGCTATGACTTCCTCAACCAGGTCTCCGGCCTCTTCGTCGATCTCGCCGCACGCCAGCCGCTGACCGACCTCTACGTCCGCTTCACCGGTGTCAAAACGAACTACGCGGAACTCGCCCGGCAGAACAAACTGCTCCTGCTGACCACCGAGTTCGCCCCCGACGTCGCGCGGGTAGGGGGGCTGCTGGCGGAAGTCTGTGAGGGCCATCGACGCTTTCGCGACTACGGCCCACGAACCCTTCAAGCGGCGGTCGCCGAACTCGCAGCCGATTTCCCCGTCTACCGCAGCTACGCCGACCCACAAACCGGCCAGGTCAGCGATCAGGACCTCGCCAACATCCGCCAGGCCGTTGACCACGCCAAACGCCACCGCGCCGACCTCGACCCGCGGCTCTTCGAATCCCTCGCCGACCTGCTGACCCTCCGCCTGACCGGCCCGGCCGAAGCCGAATTCGTCTACCGCTTCCAGCAGCTCTCCGGGCCCGCCGCCGCCAAGGGCATCGAGGATACCGCCTTCTATCGCTACAACCGCCTCGTCTCCCTCAACGAGGTCGGCGGCGACCCCGACCGCTTCGGCACCCCGCTCGAGACCTTCCACGCCTGGTGCCGCCACATGCACCAACACTGGCCGCGCGGCATGCTGACCACCTCCACCCACGACACCAAACGCAGCGAGGACGTCCGGGCTCGCATCCACGTCCTCACCGAAATGGTCCCAGCCTGGGATGACGCCGTCTCCCGTTGGTCCGCGATGAACCGCCAACACCGCACCGGCGACTGGCCCGACCCTAACCTCGAGTACCTTCTCTACCAGAACCTGGTGGGGGCCTGGCCGATCACCGTCGACCGCATGACCGCCTTCGCCGCCAAGGCGATGCGCGAAGCCAAGGAACACACCGACTGGAAAACCCCAAACCAAGCTTACGAATCAGCCGTCCTGCGCTTCGTCACGGCAGCGATGGAGTCTCGCGATTTCCGCGAAGACCTCGCCGCCTTCGTCGTGCACATGACAGTGCCCGGCTGGATCAACGCCCTCGCCCAGACCCTGATCAAGTACACCGCCCCCGGCGTCCCGGACCTCTACCAGGGAACCGAACTCTGGGATCTGAGCCTCGTCGACCCCGACAACCGACGGCCGGTCGACTACGACTTGCGCCGAAAACTCCTGCGGGAACTGGCCAACCTGAGCATCGACGAAATCTGGACCCGCGCCGACGAAGGCCTCCCCAAACTCCTGGTCATCCAACGCGCGCTCGCCCTCCGCGCCCGACGACCCGAAGCCTTCGACAAAGGTCCATATCACCCGATCCAAGCCCACGGCGCCCGCCGCGAGCACGTCGTGGCCTTCACCCGCGGAGACGAAATCGCCGCCCTCGTGCCACGCCTGACCCTCCGCCTCGCGGGCCGATGGGACGACACATCAATCGAGCTTCCGACGGGCCGCTGGATCGACCAGTTCACGAACCACGAACACCGGGGCGGACGACGCCGAGTGGAAGACCTGCTGGCCCGCTTCCCCGTCGCCCTGCTCTCTCGCGAAGGGGGAAACTGA
- the treZ gene encoding malto-oligosyltrehalose trehalohydrolase, with translation MEFRLWAPNAEHVRVVIDGHEHAMTAEQHGWWRADVPAQAGSAYQFRLDDGEPLPDPRSPHQPDGVTGPSQLIDHAAFPWTDSRWQAPPLAGGVIYELHVGAFTPAGTFDAAVERLDHLTDLGVTHVELMPLAQFSGRRNWGYDGVYPYAPHNAYGGPLALKRLVDACHARGLAVLLDVVYNHLGPEGNRLSRFGPYFTDRHKTVWGDTANLENPGSDHVRRFFIDNALMWIRDYHLDGLRVDAVHAFADNSARPFLEQLADQVHALAGPLNRHVLIIAESDLNDPRVVQCPDTGGCGFDAQWADDLHHALHALVTGERTGYYADFGRLADLAKALQNPFVYDGRYSAHRGRTHGRPPGSLSGHRFVVCLQNHDQIGNRDQGRRISHLADLGRVKAAAALILTSPYVPLIFQGEEWAATTPFAYFCDFQDPDLARDVRHGRKDEFASFGWSPDAVPDPQADQTFQNSKLHWDEPAREPHASMLQWYRQLIRLRRATPSLSDGRRDNVRARFDEDQRWLIMQRGPIAVACNFDQTTQQLSLDGHSQPLLQSDPAIRIDDGLVRLPPASVAVLRRS, from the coding sequence ATGGAATTCCGCCTCTGGGCGCCGAACGCCGAACATGTGCGGGTGGTCATCGACGGACACGAACACGCCATGACCGCCGAACAACACGGCTGGTGGCGTGCGGATGTCCCAGCCCAGGCGGGCTCCGCCTACCAATTCCGCCTCGACGACGGCGAACCGCTGCCCGACCCGCGCTCGCCGCACCAACCGGACGGCGTGACCGGCCCGTCGCAACTGATCGACCACGCCGCGTTCCCCTGGACCGACAGCCGCTGGCAAGCTCCGCCCCTCGCCGGTGGCGTCATCTACGAACTCCACGTCGGCGCCTTCACCCCCGCCGGCACCTTCGACGCAGCCGTCGAACGCCTCGACCACCTGACCGACCTCGGCGTCACCCACGTCGAACTGATGCCGCTCGCCCAGTTCTCCGGCCGCCGAAACTGGGGATACGACGGCGTCTACCCCTACGCCCCACACAACGCCTACGGCGGCCCGCTCGCCCTCAAACGCCTCGTCGACGCCTGCCACGCCCGCGGACTGGCCGTCCTCCTCGACGTCGTCTACAACCACCTCGGCCCCGAAGGCAACCGCCTCAGCCGCTTCGGTCCCTACTTCACCGACCGCCACAAAACCGTCTGGGGCGACACCGCCAACCTCGAAAACCCCGGCTCCGACCACGTCCGCCGCTTCTTCATCGACAACGCCCTGATGTGGATCCGCGACTACCATCTCGACGGCCTCCGCGTCGACGCCGTCCACGCCTTCGCCGACAACTCCGCCAGACCCTTCCTCGAACAGCTCGCCGACCAGGTCCACGCCCTCGCCGGTCCGCTCAACCGCCACGTCCTGATCATCGCCGAGAGCGACCTGAACGATCCCAGGGTCGTCCAATGCCCGGACACCGGAGGCTGCGGCTTCGACGCCCAATGGGCCGACGACCTCCACCACGCCCTCCACGCCCTCGTCACCGGAGAACGTACCGGCTACTACGCCGACTTCGGCCGCCTCGCCGACCTCGCCAAAGCCCTCCAAAACCCCTTCGTCTACGACGGCCGCTACTCAGCCCACCGCGGCCGAACCCACGGCCGGCCCCCCGGATCCCTCAGCGGCCACCGCTTCGTCGTCTGCCTGCAAAACCACGACCAGATCGGCAACCGCGACCAGGGCCGACGCATCAGCCATCTCGCCGACCTCGGCCGCGTCAAAGCCGCCGCCGCACTCATCCTCACCTCGCCCTACGTGCCGCTGATCTTCCAGGGCGAGGAGTGGGCCGCGACCACCCCCTTTGCCTACTTCTGCGACTTCCAGGACCCCGACCTTGCCAGAGACGTCCGCCACGGCCGAAAGGACGAATTCGCCTCCTTCGGCTGGTCGCCCGACGCCGTCCCGGACCCACAAGCCGACCAGACCTTCCAAAACTCCAAACTCCACTGGGACGAACCCGCCCGCGAACCGCACGCCTCCATGCTCCAATGGTACCGCCAACTGATCCGCCTCCGACGCGCCACGCCATCCCTGTCCGACGGTCGCCGAGACAACGTCCGCGCCCGCTTCGACGAGGACCAACGCTGGCTGATCATGCAGCGAGGCCCCATCGCCGTCGCCTGCAACTTCGACCAGACGACGCAGCAACTCAGCCTCGATGGCCACAGCCAACCGCTCCTGCAGTCCGACCCCGCCATCCGCATCGACGACGGCCTGGTGCGACTGCCGCCCGCATCCGTAGCCGTCCTGCGCCGCTCTTGA
- a CDS encoding GntR family transcriptional regulator encodes MTTELPKVGKTVGIRHMVLRQLRSGDYARGGRLPSERALADRLGVSYMTVRKAITQLVDEGYLVRRVGQGTFVRRDLSEERMQKQAALLAPAWLDTALIGFAMHMFELAEARGWQPRLYHYRSWNERLVHEVIDHCDALMVVPSGQRLNDEVASVFRAGRKPVVFIGESMLPLGFDSVVGRPDREVDAAVDHLVQLGHRRIALAWQTDSAGDYVPAATGLAIDRWKKRVQPLIAPDPIDDLAMFADVPRFQWPQQAIYDRIVSRYRQGETFSAIICPLCWFWAAQAAVCDLGLAVPDDVSIVAIGDWHEGRFFRPKPTVVFVSEQEHIRAAWELIDARTSEPNRPAVQAVVEPGLIPGRTTAPAPETRA; translated from the coding sequence GTGACTACTGAACTTCCCAAAGTCGGCAAGACGGTTGGCATCCGCCACATGGTCCTCAGGCAGTTGCGTTCCGGTGACTATGCCCGCGGCGGCCGCCTCCCCTCGGAGCGGGCGCTGGCCGACAGGCTCGGCGTCAGCTACATGACCGTTCGCAAAGCAATCACCCAACTCGTCGACGAGGGGTATCTTGTGCGGCGGGTTGGGCAGGGAACGTTCGTCCGCCGCGATCTCTCCGAAGAACGCATGCAGAAGCAGGCGGCTCTCCTGGCGCCCGCGTGGCTCGACACCGCCCTGATCGGATTCGCCATGCACATGTTCGAACTCGCCGAGGCCCGTGGCTGGCAGCCGCGGCTTTACCACTACCGTTCCTGGAACGAGCGGCTGGTCCATGAAGTCATCGACCACTGCGATGCCCTCATGGTCGTGCCTTCCGGGCAGCGCCTCAACGACGAGGTCGCCAGTGTCTTTCGAGCCGGCCGCAAACCCGTCGTCTTCATCGGCGAGTCCATGCTCCCCCTCGGATTCGACTCCGTGGTCGGACGCCCGGACCGCGAGGTGGACGCCGCGGTTGACCATCTTGTGCAACTCGGCCACCGGCGGATCGCCCTGGCTTGGCAGACCGACTCCGCGGGCGACTACGTTCCCGCAGCCACCGGATTGGCCATCGATCGGTGGAAGAAACGTGTCCAACCGCTGATCGCCCCCGATCCGATCGATGATCTGGCCATGTTCGCGGACGTCCCGCGATTCCAGTGGCCGCAACAGGCCATCTATGACCGAATCGTTAGCCGGTACCGGCAGGGCGAGACCTTTTCCGCCATCATCTGCCCGCTCTGCTGGTTCTGGGCCGCTCAAGCCGCGGTCTGCGATCTGGGATTGGCCGTCCCCGATGACGTCTCCATCGTGGCCATCGGCGACTGGCACGAAGGACGATTCTTCCGACCCAAGCCCACCGTGGTCTTCGTCTCCGAGCAGGAGCATATCCGCGCCGCATGGGAACTCATCGACGCGCGAACGAGCGAGCCCAACCGACCAGCCGTACAGGCCGTCGTTGAGCCAGGGCTGATCCCAGGCCGCACCACCGCCCCAGCCCCCGAAACCAGGGCATAG